Proteins encoded by one window of Seriola aureovittata isolate HTS-2021-v1 ecotype China chromosome 4, ASM2101889v1, whole genome shotgun sequence:
- the tada2a gene encoding transcriptional adapter 2-alpha: MDRLASFGNDPFDKPPCRGCSSYLTEPYIKCAECGPSPFLLCLQCFTRGFEYKKHQSDHKYEIMTSDFPVLEPGWTAQEEMALLEAVMDCGFGNWQDVAYQMRTKTKEECESHYMKNFINNPLFSSTLLSLRKTKDSRFAEGAIPFKPTDDPPRPTFDSVLSRDMAGYMPARADFMEEFDNYAEWDLKDIDFVDDDSDILRALKLSVVDIYHSRLKERQRRKKIIRDHGLINLRKFQMLERCYPKEVQELYDVMRRFARVVGPIEHDKFIESHALEFELRREIRRLQEYRKAGIKSFCSAKVYERVKRMREDERRKRTMLCDVLQYIQDGRACQQWLSKQAAIDAGITPAVTTITVSATGRRSAPPLNLTGLPGTEKLNEREKELCQVVRLVPGAYLEYKQALLNECRRQGGLRLAQARALIKIDVNKTRKIYDFLIKEGYITKA; encoded by the exons ATGGACCGGCTCGCATCTTTTGGAA ATGATCCCTTTGATAAACCACCATGCAGAGGTTGTTCATCTTACCTTACTGAGCCTTACATCAAGTGTGCAGAATGTGGACCCTCTCCTTTTTTACTCTGCCTCCAG tgtttcaccAGAGGATTTGAATACAAGAAGCATCAGAGTGATCATAAATATGAAATCATG ACATCAGACTTCCCCGTACTGGAGCCTGGATGGACGGCGCAGGAAGAGATGGCTTTGTTGGAGGCAGTCATGGACTGTGGGTTTGGAAACTG GCAGGATGTGGCATATCAGATGCGCACGAAAACCAAGGAGGAATGCGAGAGCCACTACATGAAGAATTTCATCAATAAcccactcttctcctccaccttgCTCAGCCTGCGGAAAACAAAGGACTCTCGCTTTGCCGAGGGCGCTATTCCTTTCAAAC CCACTGATGATCCCCCTCGGCCCACATTTGACTCTGTGCTGTCTCGAGACATGGCTGGATACATGCCTGCCAGAGCAGACTTCATGGAG GAGTTTGACAATTATGCCGAATGGGATTTGAAAGACATCGACTTTGTGGATGATGACTCAGACATCCTTCGAG CACTCAAACTTTCAGTTGTTGATATATATCATTCAAGATTAAAGGAGAGACAGCGGAGGAAAAA GATTATCCGAGACCATGGCCTGATCAACCTTCGGAAATTCCAGA TGCTGGAGCGATGTTACCCGAAGGAGGTTCAGGAGCTGTACGATGTCATGAGACGATTTGCCAGAGTGGTTGGACCAATTGAACATGACAAATTCATCGAAAGTCATGCAC TGGAGTttgagctgaggagagagatCCGCAGGCTGCAGGAGTACAGGAAAGCAGGGATCAAGTCCTTCTGCA GTGCCAAGGTGTATGAGCGGGTGAAGCGAATGCGTGAAGACGAGCGTAGGAAGAGGACCATGTTGTGTGACGTGCTGCAGTACATCCAGGATGGCAGAGCTTGCCAGCAGTGGCTCAGCAAACAGGCTGCAAT AGATGCTGGCATCACTCCAGCTGTCACAACGATCACAGTGTCAG CGACAGGTAGGCGGAGCGCCCCTCCTCTCAACCTGACTGGACTGCCGGGGACAGAGAAGCTCAACGAGCGTGAGAAAGAG TTATGCCAGGTGGTGCGGCTGGTGCCGGGAGCCTACCTGGAGTACAAGCAGGCCTTACTTAACGAATGCAGACGGCAGGGTGGGCTGCGGCTGGCACAGGCCCGAGCGCTGATCAAGATCGATGTCAACAAGACGCGCAAAATCTATGATTTCTTAATCAAAGAGGGCTACATCACTAAGGCCTAG